In Silene latifolia isolate original U9 population chromosome 3, ASM4854445v1, whole genome shotgun sequence, a single window of DNA contains:
- the LOC141649558 gene encoding uncharacterized protein LOC141649558, with protein MDYLTRTLQYATSKYEFKFHPLCKKQRLTSLMFADDVMLFSKGDATSIMLLLQSFSTFSNATGLQVSASKSSAYFRNVPGQLKSEILQISGFSEGSIPFKHLGRLVIVKSVLNSLHSYWASMFIIPKGIIKRIEAVCRNFLWDNSVDYRRTPLVGWDTICRPKDEGGLGLKDQETWNKAMVERLVDWVSMQRDSIWVHWVQSNYLKGQEWMEYKPSTNSSWNVQPGGFTPAGCYAWFKGTTPRVHWVKAVWNGWALPKHQFLGWLVAHEALNTAAKLARFGVDIEDKCSLCGLVSETIEHLFCDCLYSRRVVRELNKKTAWVFPVRDVMTWCVHRTGTVLQRGIQIAMMLGLLYQVWQQRNKGRTENVLICPEVVAGKILEEMRSRVRTRERTTLTSAERDWLIRMRLIE; from the exons ATGGATTATCTGACTCGTACCCTGCAATATGCTACATCAAAGTATGAATTTAAATTCCACCCTCTGTGCAAGAAGCAAAGACTTACTAGtcttatgtttgctgatgatgtcaTGCTGTTCAGTAAAGGGGATGCCACCTCTATAATGCTTTTGTTACAGTCATTTTCTACTTTCTCTAATGCTACTGGACTGCAAGTTAGTGCCTCAAAGTCTAGTGCTTATTTCAGAAATGTGCCTGGGCAATTAAAGTCCGAGATTCTACAGATATCAGGATTCAGTGAAGGGAGCATCCCATTCAAACATCTTG GAAGGTTAGTAATAGTGAAGAGTGTGCTTAATTCTTTACATTCTTACTGGGCATCTATGTTTATCATTCCCAAAGGAATCATCAAGAGAATTGAGGCAGTTTGTAGAAATTTCCTCTGGGATAACTCTGTAGATTATAGAAGGACTCCTCTTGTGGGATGGGACACCATTTGTAGACCTAAAGATGAAGGAGGATTGGGGCTTAAGGATCAGGAAACCTGGAATAAGGCCATGGTAGAAAGGTTGGTTGACTGGGTATCTATGCAAAGAGACTCAATTTGGGTACATTGGGTGCAAAGTAACTATCTTAAGGGTCAGGAGTGGATGGAATACAAGCCTAGTACAAATTCTAGTTGG AATGTTCAACCAGGAGGTTTTACTCCAGCTGGTTGTTATGCCTGGTTTAAAGGGACTACGCCAAGAGTTCACTGGGTTAAGGCAGTCTGGAATGGGTGGGCTTTACCTAAGCACCAATTCTTGGGATGGCTGGTTGCTCACGAGGCTTTGAATACAGCTGCTAAATTAGCCAGATTTGGGGTGGATATTGAGGACAAATGTTCTCTGTGTGGTCTAGTCTCTGAAACCATTGAGCATTTATTTTGTGAttgcttatatagtagaagaGTTGTAAGGGAATTGAAcaagaaaactgcttgggtattTCCTGTCAGGGATGTTATGACCTGGTGTGTGCATAGGACAGGAACAGTGCTTCAGAGAGGAATACAAATTGCTATGATGTTGGGCCTTTTGTACCAGGTATGGCAACAGAGAAACAAAGGCAGAACCGAGAATGTTTTGATTTGTCCAGAAGTTGTGGCAGGTAAAATATTGGAGGAGATGAGATCAAGAGTTCGAACCCGAGAGAGAACAACTTTGACAAGTGCAGAAAGAGATTGGCTTATTAGAATGCGTCTTATAGAATGA